One window from the genome of Rufibacter tibetensis encodes:
- a CDS encoding 2'-5' RNA ligase family protein has product MVAIVSLLDAQYSDKVNELIFSLEREFGLKGVQMTPYPHLTWLTVNDGSLHKLKATLGQAAGICCKFTIATTGLGVFPGEKPVLYIPVIRTVTVNDFHGQLHKAVGKVCQEIGPYYHPEVWMPHLSLALGDTTPEVVSKAILFLNRETYNWKTELDNITLLTKHDDLFLKDGVFPLVGDEVEDTIKLSSR; this is encoded by the coding sequence ATGGTAGCAATTGTATCCTTACTCGACGCTCAATATTCAGACAAAGTAAATGAACTGATATTTAGCTTAGAGCGGGAGTTTGGGTTGAAAGGTGTGCAGATGACCCCTTATCCGCACCTTACTTGGTTAACAGTCAATGATGGCAGTTTACATAAACTGAAGGCGACGTTAGGCCAAGCCGCTGGCATTTGTTGCAAGTTTACAATTGCCACCACTGGACTGGGGGTTTTCCCGGGAGAAAAGCCGGTTCTTTACATTCCTGTGATCAGGACCGTGACGGTGAATGATTTTCATGGACAATTGCACAAAGCGGTAGGGAAGGTTTGCCAGGAAATTGGCCCTTACTATCACCCTGAGGTTTGGATGCCGCACCTTTCCCTTGCGCTGGGAGACACAACGCCTGAAGTAGTTTCTAAAGCCATTCTTTTCCTGAACCGCGAGACGTATAACTGGAAAACAGAATTAGACAACATAACGCTGCTCACCAAGCACGATGATCTCTTCCTAAAAGATGGGGTATTCCCATTGGTGGGTGATGAGGTGGAAGACACCATCAAGCTTTCCTCAAGGTAA